Proteins encoded within one genomic window of Saccharopolyspora pogona:
- a CDS encoding glycosyltransferase family 2 protein: MIPWWVLAIAVFGTNFTLWGLIGLMRLLDSSTRRWWQQRGATSVSGQRVVVGRDRQHSHDPPTRVGVEDVAVLMPAHNEERVIVDSIQAITALVPPENVHVVSDGSTDRTVELAEGCGVHVISTARNVGKAGALQEAIRRFGLVDRFEVVMLLDADTHVEPGYFRAALPLFDDPAVVAVAGCVRTSWRDRALGPIGRLVAFHRQRIYTMTQYLMKFGQTWRRVNATHIVPGFASMYRAEVLPRIEVNPPGLVIEDFNMTFEVYQKRLGKVGFTPSAVAATQDPGNFKDYVKQCKRWSLGLWQTVRLHPPRANLFSLMLALLLLEMLASSFMLVLLPFVALALIVPLLFDGLLAVPVVDEVHDFVAGFATLPTLFFGVVVPDLVLTCIVAVLHRQPRFLLFACFFLALRVLDAGIALYAIPAAWLSRSSGRWRSPGRHTIDAPVTPRTTPTK; encoded by the coding sequence ATGATTCCTTGGTGGGTGCTGGCCATCGCGGTGTTCGGCACCAACTTCACGCTGTGGGGCTTGATCGGGCTGATGCGCCTGCTCGACTCCTCGACCCGGCGCTGGTGGCAGCAACGGGGCGCGACGTCGGTGTCCGGCCAGCGCGTCGTGGTCGGCCGGGACCGGCAGCACAGCCATGACCCGCCGACGCGGGTGGGCGTCGAGGACGTGGCGGTGCTGATGCCGGCCCACAACGAGGAACGCGTCATCGTCGACAGCATCCAGGCGATCACCGCCCTAGTGCCGCCGGAGAACGTGCACGTGGTCTCCGACGGCTCGACCGACCGCACGGTGGAACTTGCGGAAGGATGCGGGGTGCACGTGATCAGCACGGCGCGCAACGTCGGCAAGGCCGGCGCGCTGCAGGAGGCGATCCGCCGGTTCGGGCTGGTCGATCGCTTCGAGGTTGTGATGCTGCTGGACGCCGACACGCACGTCGAGCCCGGCTACTTCCGGGCGGCGCTGCCGCTGTTCGACGATCCCGCGGTCGTCGCGGTGGCGGGCTGCGTCAGGACGTCGTGGCGGGACCGCGCGCTCGGGCCGATCGGCAGGCTGGTGGCCTTCCACCGGCAGCGGATCTACACCATGACCCAGTACCTGATGAAGTTCGGCCAGACCTGGCGGCGGGTCAACGCCACCCACATCGTGCCCGGCTTCGCCAGCATGTACCGCGCCGAGGTGCTGCCGCGCATCGAGGTCAACCCACCGGGGCTGGTCATCGAGGACTTCAACATGACCTTCGAGGTGTACCAGAAACGGCTGGGGAAGGTCGGTTTCACGCCGTCGGCGGTGGCGGCCACCCAGGACCCGGGCAACTTCAAGGACTACGTGAAGCAGTGCAAGCGCTGGTCGCTCGGCCTGTGGCAGACGGTCCGGCTGCACCCGCCGCGGGCCAACCTGTTCAGCCTGATGCTTGCGTTGTTGCTGTTGGAGATGTTGGCCAGCAGCTTCATGCTGGTGCTGTTGCCCTTCGTGGCGCTGGCGCTGATCGTGCCCCTGCTGTTCGACGGGCTGCTCGCGGTGCCGGTCGTGGACGAGGTGCACGACTTCGTCGCCGGTTTCGCGACGCTGCCGACGCTGTTCTTCGGTGTGGTGGTCCCGGATCTGGTGCTGACGTGCATAGTCGCGGTGTTGCATCGGCAGCCGAGGTTCCTGCTGTTCGCATGCTTCTTCCTGGCGCTAAGAGTGCTGGACGCGGGTATCGCGCTGTATGCGATACCGGCGGCGTGGCTGTCGAGGTCCTCTGGACGGTGGCGCAGCCCCGGCCGCCACACCATCGACGCGCCCGTCACCCCGCGCACGACCCCGACCAAGTGA
- a CDS encoding response regulator transcription factor, whose translation MQLGEVSSARWRHAGAVDVVRLLMVDDHLMLAEALSARLAEVPDLWVVGHCQTSDPRLPDVVRQSRPDVITVDVEPVGAGRMVRRLQEARPAAGIVVLTGSRDARQAVDAARAGAAAWVPKERGVEGLTEVLRGVPRGHSWYPPELLGAVLRGLREDAVRAGQRNGPLDVLSDRERDVLAGMVAGKRGAQIAEELMISTETVRTHTRSILAKLRVHSQLEAVSVACAAGLRVDGEVDGTTER comes from the coding sequence GTGCAGCTGGGGGAGGTCTCGTCGGCCCGGTGGCGTCACGCTGGGGCTGTGGATGTGGTGCGGCTGCTCATGGTGGACGACCACCTCATGCTGGCCGAGGCTCTCAGCGCCCGGCTTGCAGAGGTGCCTGACCTGTGGGTCGTGGGGCACTGCCAGACCAGCGACCCGCGACTGCCCGACGTGGTGCGGCAGTCCCGACCGGACGTGATCACGGTCGACGTGGAACCGGTCGGTGCCGGGCGCATGGTGCGGCGCTTGCAGGAAGCCCGACCCGCCGCGGGAATCGTGGTGCTGACCGGGAGCCGCGATGCCCGGCAGGCCGTCGACGCCGCACGGGCCGGTGCGGCGGCCTGGGTGCCGAAGGAACGCGGCGTCGAGGGTCTCACCGAGGTGCTGCGCGGGGTGCCCCGCGGGCACAGCTGGTACCCGCCGGAACTGCTCGGCGCCGTGCTGCGCGGACTGCGCGAGGACGCCGTGCGAGCTGGGCAGCGCAACGGGCCGCTGGACGTGCTCAGCGACCGCGAGCGGGACGTGCTCGCCGGCATGGTCGCCGGCAAGAGGGGTGCGCAGATCGCCGAGGAACTGATGATCTCCACCGAGACCGTCCGCACCCACACCCGCAGCATCCTGGCCAAGCTCCGGGTGCACAGCCAGCTGGAGGCGGTCAGCGTCGCCTGCGCCGCCGGACTGCGCGTGGACGGCGAAGTGGACGGGACCACCGAGCGGTGA
- a CDS encoding acetolactate synthase large subunit — protein MKGSESLLATATAAGVQVCFANPGTTEIPLVEAFDQVPGVRAVLALSEGVVTGAADAYARMMGIPAMTLLHLGPGFANGIANLHNARRARSPVINIVGEHATWHQPADAPLNSDIESLARPVSGWVGRTTSAASTAAEFVEAYQATLQQRLPATLIAAADHMWGQGGMPAEVAAAPGRPVVDDQQVSAIAKLLSSGRGRPALLLGGHVLSAEGIRTAARIAATVGAEVLAERSPARIERGPEIPPVRSLPYFPEDVIKALDGFSHLVLVGARTPVAFFGYRGMPSFPLPNDLKVHTLADTDQDAVEALRALADATGSAAADLPGAERPQVQSPEGPLTAASIASAIVLTQPEHAIVVNEGVSYGAAYPAIAAAAPPHTELTNTGGAIGMGMPAATGAAIACPDRALINFQADGSAAYTVQALWTQARESLDVTTVICANSRYRILEAELQRAGIDGPGTAAASMTSLAEPAVDWTAIARGFGVPSSRATTGEELLDALRRAHAEPGPHLIQAVL, from the coding sequence GTGAAGGGTTCCGAGAGCCTGCTGGCCACGGCGACCGCGGCCGGCGTCCAGGTCTGCTTCGCCAACCCCGGCACCACCGAGATACCGCTCGTCGAGGCGTTCGACCAGGTCCCCGGCGTGCGCGCGGTGCTGGCGCTGTCCGAAGGCGTGGTGACCGGCGCTGCCGACGCCTACGCGCGCATGATGGGCATCCCCGCGATGACCCTGCTGCACCTGGGACCCGGATTCGCCAACGGCATCGCGAACCTGCACAACGCGCGCCGCGCCCGCAGCCCGGTGATCAACATCGTCGGCGAGCACGCCACCTGGCACCAGCCCGCCGACGCCCCGCTGAACAGCGACATCGAGTCCCTGGCCCGGCCGGTGTCCGGCTGGGTCGGCCGCACCACCTCGGCGGCCAGCACCGCCGCCGAGTTCGTCGAGGCCTACCAGGCAACGCTCCAGCAGCGGCTGCCCGCGACCCTCATCGCCGCCGCCGACCACATGTGGGGCCAGGGCGGCATGCCCGCGGAGGTCGCGGCCGCGCCGGGTCGGCCCGTGGTCGACGACCAGCAGGTCTCCGCGATCGCGAAGCTGTTGTCCAGCGGCCGCGGGCGACCGGCCCTGCTGCTGGGCGGGCACGTGCTGAGCGCCGAAGGCATCCGCACCGCGGCGCGCATCGCGGCGACCGTCGGCGCCGAGGTCCTGGCCGAACGCTCCCCCGCGCGCATCGAACGGGGCCCGGAGATCCCGCCGGTGCGATCGCTGCCGTACTTCCCGGAGGACGTGATCAAGGCCCTCGACGGGTTCTCGCACTTGGTCCTCGTCGGCGCGCGGACGCCGGTGGCGTTCTTCGGGTACCGCGGCATGCCGAGCTTCCCGCTGCCCAACGACCTCAAGGTGCACACCCTGGCCGACACCGACCAGGACGCCGTCGAAGCACTGCGCGCGCTGGCGGATGCGACCGGCAGCGCCGCGGCCGATCTGCCGGGCGCCGAGCGGCCGCAGGTGCAGTCCCCGGAAGGGCCGCTGACGGCGGCGAGCATCGCGTCGGCGATCGTGCTGACCCAGCCCGAGCACGCGATCGTGGTCAACGAAGGGGTGTCATACGGGGCGGCGTACCCGGCGATCGCCGCTGCCGCGCCGCCGCACACCGAGCTGACCAACACCGGCGGCGCGATCGGCATGGGCATGCCGGCGGCCACGGGCGCCGCGATCGCCTGCCCGGACCGCGCGCTGATCAACTTCCAGGCCGACGGCAGCGCCGCCTACACCGTCCAGGCGCTGTGGACGCAGGCCCGCGAGAGCCTCGACGTCACCACGGTGATCTGCGCGAACTCCCGCTACCGGATCCTGGAAGCCGAGCTCCAGCGGGCTGGCATCGACGGGCCCGGGACGGCGGCGGCGAGCATGACGAGCCTAGCCGAGCCCGCTGTGGACTGGACGGCCATCGCGCGAGGCTTCGGCGTGCCCAGCAGCCGAGCCACCACCGGCGAGGAACTGCTCGACGCGCTCCGCAGGGCGCACGCCGAACCAGGCCCCCACTTGATCCAAGCCGTGCTGTAG
- a CDS encoding DUF397 domain-containing protein, translating to MTALNLTTARWRKNSCSTDQANCVEVAFLDATWRKSSRSSDTSNCVEVAFSGSAVGVRDSKDPDGAVLAFPDERWSRFVDSLR from the coding sequence ATGACTGCGCTGAATCTGACGACCGCCCGTTGGCGCAAGAACAGCTGCAGCACTGATCAAGCCAACTGCGTTGAGGTGGCGTTCCTTGACGCAACGTGGCGCAAGAGCAGTCGTAGTAGCGATACCTCCAACTGCGTCGAGGTGGCGTTCTCCGGGTCTGCTGTCGGGGTGCGGGACTCGAAGGACCCCGACGGCGCCGTGCTGGCCTTCCCGGACGAGCGGTGGTCTCGGTTCGTTGACTCGCTGCGCTGA
- a CDS encoding sensor histidine kinase translates to MHSLLHDLGHGLATLSYLADGLRGDPALPGDAAHRLQLMELELDRLLELVALRAGQPSEELFAPRELLTQLVAVKSLSGKAEISLHAGEDVWMRTDQTLLWRMVSNLLDNAVRAAGRGGRVAVAVRRGELGEVRIEITDDGPGFGDGPQGASSLGLGIVLALAQRCGADLQIDSEPCRGTCAVLVFPSGCAA, encoded by the coding sequence TTGCACAGCCTGCTGCACGATCTCGGGCACGGTCTTGCGACGCTGTCCTATCTTGCGGACGGATTGCGCGGCGACCCGGCGCTGCCCGGCGATGCGGCGCACCGGCTGCAACTGATGGAACTGGAGCTGGACCGGCTGCTTGAGCTGGTGGCCCTGCGGGCCGGGCAGCCAAGCGAGGAGCTCTTCGCGCCGCGCGAACTGCTGACCCAGCTCGTCGCGGTGAAATCGTTGTCCGGGAAGGCCGAGATCTCGCTGCACGCCGGCGAGGACGTCTGGATGCGCACCGACCAGACGCTGCTGTGGCGGATGGTGTCGAACCTGCTGGACAACGCGGTGCGCGCCGCCGGGCGCGGCGGCCGGGTCGCGGTGGCGGTTCGCCGCGGCGAGCTCGGCGAGGTGCGCATCGAGATCACCGACGACGGGCCGGGTTTCGGCGACGGACCGCAGGGCGCGTCATCGCTCGGTTTGGGCATCGTGCTGGCGCTGGCGCAGCGCTGCGGGGCCGACCTGCAGATCGACTCGGAGCCATGCCGGGGCACGTGTGCCGTGCTGGTGTTCCCGTCCGGCTGCGCGGCCTGA
- a CDS encoding response regulator transcription factor gives MVDLVLGDDHVIFVDALVATLPRHGCDVVGTAHDVPGVVEAVREHQPDVCLLDRYFGDGDGLDAIGEILNAGGRTRLLVLTADGDVRGMRDALAKGAAGYVNKMCGLSVLAGAIRGVMDGEAVVELAAAPTPRLAGTTDALRLASHLTARERQCLRLLVDGAHTTAMAKQLGVAPTTVRTHVQSVLTKLGVHSRLEAASFAMRHGLLDDERMLVAG, from the coding sequence ATGGTCGATCTGGTACTCGGCGACGATCACGTGATCTTCGTCGATGCGCTGGTCGCGACGCTGCCGCGGCACGGTTGCGACGTCGTGGGAACCGCCCACGACGTGCCAGGCGTCGTCGAGGCGGTCCGTGAACACCAGCCCGACGTCTGCCTGCTGGACCGCTACTTCGGCGACGGCGACGGGCTGGACGCGATCGGCGAGATCCTCAACGCAGGCGGGAGAACGAGGCTCCTGGTGCTCACCGCCGACGGTGACGTCCGGGGCATGCGCGATGCGCTGGCCAAGGGGGCGGCGGGGTACGTGAACAAGATGTGCGGGCTGTCGGTGCTGGCCGGGGCGATCCGCGGGGTCATGGACGGCGAGGCCGTGGTCGAGCTGGCCGCCGCGCCGACGCCCCGGCTCGCCGGCACCACGGACGCCCTGCGGCTGGCGTCGCATCTGACCGCGCGGGAAAGGCAATGCCTGCGGCTGCTCGTCGACGGCGCGCACACGACGGCGATGGCCAAGCAACTGGGTGTGGCGCCGACGACGGTGCGAACGCACGTGCAGTCGGTGCTGACCAAGCTCGGGGTGCACTCCAGGCTGGAGGCGGCGTCGTTCGCGATGCGCCACGGCTTGCTCGACGACGAGCGGATGCTCGTCGCGGGTTGA
- a CDS encoding helix-turn-helix domain-containing protein has translation MPGNGHTSVRSRQVAAQLRRLREQAQLSCSDVARTLGLSVSKVSRMETASSGMQIEDVAAMLGLYKVSATKRQEILDMLRRADEKGWWQRQAGLPQLWRNLIDFEAKSTRIQNFENMFVPGLLQTAEYCRAVIQGINDTLSDEEIDRLVATRMARQAVLTRTRAPQFLAVVDENVLRRPIGGDGIMHRQLLHLGTFAERPNITLRVVQSSAGAYVGLRGTFVILEFDGEPDLVHVENQSTGMFLEEDADLASYRLVLSNILSAALKPAESADLVRQIAAEE, from the coding sequence ATGCCAGGAAACGGTCACACCTCTGTCCGCTCCCGCCAGGTCGCCGCGCAACTGCGCAGGCTTCGCGAGCAAGCACAACTTAGTTGCAGCGATGTCGCGCGCACGCTTGGGTTGTCGGTGAGCAAGGTCAGTCGAATGGAGACCGCCAGCAGCGGCATGCAGATCGAGGACGTCGCCGCGATGCTCGGCCTCTACAAGGTCTCGGCGACGAAACGCCAGGAAATCCTCGACATGCTGCGCCGAGCCGACGAGAAGGGCTGGTGGCAACGCCAAGCGGGTCTCCCGCAGCTATGGCGGAATTTGATCGACTTCGAGGCCAAGTCGACCCGCATCCAGAACTTCGAGAACATGTTCGTGCCGGGGCTGCTGCAAACCGCGGAGTACTGCCGCGCAGTGATCCAGGGCATCAACGACACGCTCAGCGACGAGGAGATCGACCGTCTGGTGGCTACTCGGATGGCTCGGCAGGCGGTTCTGACGCGTACCCGTGCGCCGCAATTCCTCGCTGTAGTCGACGAAAACGTACTCCGGCGTCCCATCGGCGGTGATGGGATCATGCATCGGCAACTGCTCCATCTGGGTACTTTTGCCGAACGTCCGAACATCACTTTGCGGGTGGTGCAAAGCTCGGCCGGGGCCTACGTCGGCTTGCGGGGCACGTTCGTGATCCTGGAGTTCGACGGGGAACCTGACCTCGTGCATGTGGAGAACCAGAGCACGGGGATGTTCTTGGAAGAAGATGCCGATCTTGCTTCCTACCGCCTTGTGCTGAGCAATATCCTCAGTGCGGCATTGAAGCCTGCCGAGTCGGCCGACCTGGTTCGCCAGATCGCGGCCGAGGAATGA
- a CDS encoding alpha/beta fold hydrolase — MAEYIQIPTPAGKFDALTAGPEGGRPVLLLHGFPEAAVQWSEQLSVLGGAECFAVAPDQRGYSPGVRPEQVADYRLEELVDDVLAIAEHFGWQRFDLVGHDWGAAVAWATAAEHPDRVRTLTAVSVPHLDPFGEAMRTDEDQHQRSAYMQAYRSSTTEKALLADHSKKLRQIYYPGVPQHHVDDYVQRFTEPGALTAALNWYRAHRFENHKIGPITVPTLYVWSTEDVAIGSTAALATAEHVTGPYRFEMLEEVSHWIPEEAPETLTRLLLQHLVAHQD; from the coding sequence GTGGCCGAGTACATCCAGATTCCGACTCCTGCCGGGAAGTTCGACGCGCTGACCGCCGGTCCCGAGGGCGGCCGCCCGGTGCTGCTGCTGCACGGCTTCCCGGAGGCGGCGGTGCAGTGGAGCGAGCAGCTGTCGGTGCTCGGCGGCGCGGAGTGCTTCGCGGTGGCGCCCGATCAGCGCGGCTACTCCCCCGGTGTGCGCCCGGAGCAGGTCGCCGACTACCGGTTGGAAGAGCTCGTCGACGATGTGCTGGCGATCGCCGAACACTTCGGCTGGCAGCGCTTCGACCTGGTCGGCCACGACTGGGGCGCCGCTGTGGCGTGGGCGACCGCCGCCGAGCACCCGGACCGGGTCCGCACGCTGACCGCGGTGTCGGTGCCGCACCTGGACCCGTTCGGCGAGGCGATGCGCACCGACGAGGACCAGCACCAGCGCTCGGCGTACATGCAGGCGTACCGGTCCTCCACCACGGAGAAGGCCCTGCTGGCCGACCACTCCAAGAAGCTGCGGCAGATCTACTACCCGGGCGTGCCCCAGCACCACGTCGACGACTACGTGCAGCGGTTCACCGAACCGGGCGCGTTGACGGCGGCGCTGAACTGGTACCGCGCGCACCGCTTCGAGAACCACAAGATCGGCCCGATCACCGTGCCGACGCTGTACGTGTGGAGCACCGAGGACGTTGCGATCGGCTCAACGGCGGCGCTGGCCACCGCCGAGCACGTCACGGGCCCCTACCGCTTCGAGATGCTGGAAGAAGTCTCGCACTGGATCCCGGAAGAAGCCCCGGAAACCCTCACCCGGCTCCTCCTCCAACACCTGGTCGCCCACCAGGACTGA
- a CDS encoding aldose 1-epimerase family protein: MRRFTRRDALATAAGATTAAALAGHATAQPSGSGGAGRQTANGRLYEIRSGRQRAVIAGVSATLLSWQVDGVEMLLTHPADEVGEGFQGKTILPWPNRIDHGRYTFGGEELQVAINEPKRDAALHGLMSFVEWQPVRHRADGVVLEYLLPPDYGYPFRLAFRIEYAVDDSGVRSTLSAKNVGDGAAPFGTANHTYLAAGGDRIDDIVFELPADTYYVVNDRLIPTGTAPVEGIEYDYRSPRRIGPTEMDTAFTRLRRGSDGNAVVRFARPDGVTAELWVDRTHGYLQVYTDDSPSTDRPARAGITVEPMTCAPNAFVTGDGLITLRPGETHCGTWGYRIFS; the protein is encoded by the coding sequence ATGCGACGCTTCACCCGGCGGGACGCGCTCGCCACCGCTGCGGGCGCGACGACCGCCGCCGCCCTCGCCGGCCACGCCACCGCGCAGCCATCCGGTTCCGGTGGAGCGGGCCGGCAGACCGCGAACGGGCGGCTGTACGAGATCCGCTCCGGGCGGCAGCGGGCGGTGATCGCCGGGGTGTCGGCGACGCTGCTGTCGTGGCAGGTCGACGGCGTGGAGATGCTCCTGACGCACCCCGCCGACGAGGTCGGCGAGGGCTTCCAGGGCAAGACGATCCTGCCGTGGCCGAACCGCATCGACCACGGCCGCTACACCTTCGGCGGCGAGGAGTTGCAGGTCGCGATCAACGAACCGAAGCGCGATGCGGCGCTGCACGGGCTGATGAGCTTCGTGGAGTGGCAGCCGGTGCGGCACCGCGCCGACGGCGTGGTACTGGAGTACCTGCTGCCGCCGGACTACGGCTACCCATTCCGGCTGGCATTCCGCATCGAGTACGCAGTGGACGATTCCGGGGTGCGCAGCACGCTCAGCGCGAAGAACGTCGGCGACGGCGCCGCGCCGTTCGGCACCGCCAACCACACCTACCTCGCCGCCGGCGGGGACCGCATCGACGACATCGTCTTCGAGCTGCCCGCGGACACCTACTACGTGGTCAACGACCGGCTGATCCCGACCGGTACCGCCCCGGTCGAGGGCATCGAGTACGACTACCGGTCGCCGCGACGGATCGGACCGACCGAAATGGACACCGCGTTCACCAGGCTGCGCCGCGGATCCGACGGCAACGCCGTGGTGCGGTTCGCCCGCCCGGACGGCGTGACCGCGGAGCTCTGGGTCGACCGCACGCACGGCTACCTGCAGGTCTACACCGACGACAGCCCGTCGACCGACCGCCCGGCGCGGGCCGGGATCACCGTCGAGCCGATGACTTGCGCGCCGAACGCGTTCGTCACCGGCGACGGCCTGATCACCCTGCGGCCGGGCGAAACCCACTGCGGCACCTGGGGTTACCGCATCTTCTCGTGA
- a CDS encoding alpha/beta hydrolase-fold protein, with the protein MSNWTNRTVEGDVVRERISPRLPMAVLLVAGLAGCAAPQPHDASSPAPVVEPALSEQDMPMIRTEYVYSEHRQAPVQLYLAYPGALESTADLPMVLYLHGRDGVWPTPIPYDTLASLERLYREGSIPAFGFAVVDGGYNPYWNDGSLNGDLAALLHNELPRWLQERGMGDRDGRPFAVAGISTGGFGALNYAADRNLAGHPVAAVAAVAPALQVSWEGMREKEAFATEEDWSAVDPLRRLGDLGDVPVGVWTGDEDPFLDGIHRLVDEYPHTPVVSVLPGGHDPSVFEAIGPDFVTFLADALGSGDADE; encoded by the coding sequence GTGTCGAACTGGACCAACCGGACCGTGGAGGGTGACGTGGTGCGCGAACGGATCTCCCCCCGCCTGCCGATGGCGGTGCTGCTGGTCGCGGGCCTGGCCGGCTGCGCAGCGCCGCAGCCCCACGACGCGTCGTCACCGGCCCCGGTGGTGGAGCCGGCACTGTCCGAACAGGACATGCCGATGATCCGCACCGAGTACGTGTACTCCGAGCACCGCCAGGCCCCGGTGCAGCTCTACCTCGCGTACCCGGGTGCGCTGGAGTCCACTGCGGACCTCCCGATGGTGCTCTACCTGCACGGCCGCGACGGAGTCTGGCCGACCCCGATCCCGTACGACACGCTCGCCTCGCTGGAACGGCTGTACCGCGAGGGCTCCATCCCCGCGTTCGGCTTCGCAGTCGTCGACGGTGGCTACAACCCGTACTGGAACGACGGATCTCTCAACGGCGACCTGGCCGCCCTGCTTCACAACGAACTTCCGCGCTGGCTGCAGGAGCGCGGCATGGGTGACCGCGACGGCCGACCCTTCGCGGTCGCGGGCATCTCCACCGGTGGCTTCGGCGCGCTGAACTACGCCGCCGACCGCAACCTGGCCGGTCACCCGGTCGCGGCGGTCGCGGCGGTCGCCCCGGCCCTGCAGGTGAGCTGGGAAGGCATGCGGGAGAAGGAAGCCTTCGCCACCGAGGAGGACTGGTCCGCAGTGGACCCGCTGCGCCGCCTGGGAGATCTCGGCGACGTGCCGGTCGGCGTGTGGACCGGAGACGAGGACCCGTTCCTGGACGGCATCCACCGCCTGGTCGACGAATACCCCCACACGCCGGTGGTTTCGGTCCTCCCGGGCGGCCACGACCCGTCGGTCTTCGAAGCCATCGGCCCCGACTTCGTCACCTTCCTCGCCGACGCGCTGGGCAGCGGCGACGCCGACGAATAG
- a CDS encoding glycosyltransferase codes for MITRLEGGAGVMALRGAKALDPATHRVAVITGSGRLLADAEAAGLEVIVEPALRAPISPGHDLLALHRLTALLKRRRFDVVHTHCSKAGAVGRIAARRAGADRIVHTYHGFPFHQFQSGLRRRGYVEIERGLGRITDLALCVGTGVAVEALRRGLIAPDRIRTIGVAVEHEVPMRTERTRQRARQELGLAPTDVVVGAVGRLTFQKSPEDFVTALRLLDRPGVVGVWIGGGELTERMRAQIAASGARVVLAGERDDVAELLPAFDVFALPSRYEGLPLVVVEAMVCGVPVVATTVNAVSDVVAPGETGLLVPPRRPELLAAAVAHLLDSPDVADRLAATARTRLDDRYRIATLADALVGAYGTRS; via the coding sequence GTGATCACGCGACTGGAAGGCGGCGCCGGGGTGATGGCCCTGCGCGGGGCCAAGGCGCTGGATCCGGCCACGCACCGGGTCGCGGTGATCACGGGGTCCGGCCGGCTGCTGGCCGACGCCGAGGCCGCCGGGCTGGAGGTGATCGTGGAGCCCGCGCTGCGCGCGCCCATCTCGCCGGGCCACGACCTGCTCGCCCTGCACCGCCTGACGGCGTTGCTGAAACGGCGCCGCTTCGACGTCGTGCACACCCACTGCTCGAAGGCCGGTGCGGTTGGCCGGATCGCGGCGCGCCGGGCCGGCGCCGACCGGATCGTGCACACCTACCACGGGTTCCCGTTCCACCAGTTCCAGAGCGGGTTGCGGCGCCGCGGCTACGTCGAGATCGAACGCGGCCTCGGGCGGATCACCGACCTCGCCCTGTGCGTGGGCACCGGAGTGGCGGTCGAGGCGCTGCGGCGCGGGCTGATCGCCCCGGATCGCATCCGCACCATCGGCGTGGCCGTCGAGCACGAGGTGCCGATGCGCACCGAGCGGACCAGGCAGCGCGCCCGGCAGGAGCTCGGGCTGGCACCGACGGACGTCGTGGTCGGTGCGGTGGGGCGGCTGACCTTCCAGAAGTCGCCGGAGGACTTCGTCACCGCGCTGCGCCTGCTGGACCGACCCGGCGTGGTCGGGGTGTGGATCGGCGGCGGAGAGCTGACCGAGCGGATGCGCGCGCAGATAGCCGCGAGCGGGGCTCGCGTCGTACTGGCGGGCGAGCGCGACGACGTCGCGGAACTGCTGCCCGCATTCGACGTGTTCGCGCTGCCCAGCCGGTACGAGGGCCTGCCGCTGGTGGTCGTCGAGGCGATGGTGTGCGGCGTGCCGGTGGTGGCCACCACCGTCAACGCGGTCAGCGATGTGGTTGCTCCCGGTGAGACCGGGCTGCTGGTGCCGCCCCGGCGCCCCGAACTGCTGGCCGCGGCGGTGGCGCACCTGCTGGACTCGCCCGACGTAGCCGACCGGCTCGCCGCGACGGCCCGCACCCGGTTGGACGACCGCTACCGGATCGCGACGCTCGCCGACGCACTCGTCGGGGCGTACGGAACCCGTTCGTGA